One Salarias fasciatus chromosome 22, fSalaFa1.1, whole genome shotgun sequence DNA segment encodes these proteins:
- the LOC115380885 gene encoding cbp/p300-interacting transactivator 3-like yields the protein MAEHMMMPMSHGFRMGMNGPPQHNGQPGLRGLPNGQVMHYGRNPQSNMEAAMRQRQGLVGPGGMGGPVGGAPMGGHHHQMMSGNIMYNGQGPQQQQHHHMHPQQQQQQQQQGGGHPQQYHHGNLTSQQLMASMHLQKLNTQYHGHPLGSSGGHHLPNGGQYRVGPAQLSGMQHIGGPLGLNGMDMDLIDEEVLTSLVLELGLDRVQELPELFLGQNEFDFISDFVCKQQPSTVSC from the coding sequence ATGGCTGAACACATGATGATGCCCATGAGCCACGGCTTCCGGATGGGCATGAACGGACCGCCGCAGCACAACGGCCAGCCCGGCCTGCGCGGCCTGCCCAACGGCCAGGTGATGCACTACGGCAGGAACCCCCAGAGCAACATGGAGGCCGCcatgagacagagacagggccTGGTGGGGCCGGGCGGGATGGGCGGTCCCGTCGGCGGGGCCCCCATGGGCGGCCACCACCACCAGATGATGTCCGGGAACATTATGTACAACGGCCagggcccccagcagcagcagcaccaccacatgcacccccagcagcagcagcagcagcagcagcaggggggcgggCACCCGCAGCAGTACCACCACGGCAACCTCACCTCCCAGCAGCTCATGGCCAGCATGCACTTGCAGAAACTGAACACCCAGTACCACGGACACCCGCTGGGCTCGTCCGGCGGCCACCACTTGCCGAACGGCGGCCAGTACCGCGTGGGCCCGGCCCAGCTGTCGGGCATGCAGCACATCGGCGGCCCCCTGGGGCTGAACGGCATGGACATGGACCTGATCGACGAGGAAGTGCTCACCTCGCTGGTTCTGGAGTTGGGGTTGGATCGCGTTCAGGAGCTGCCCGAGCTCTTCCTGGGACAGAACGAGTTCGACTTCATATCAGACTTTGTGTGCAAACAGCAGCCGAGCACGGTGAGCTGCTGA